GACACGACTTTGTGAGATCTTCGAAGCAAGTAGGTCCTTGTACTTGTTGTTATCTGCTGTTCTGGGCTAACGAGGGAATGTATCTAAGAAAATTGTCTTTGTGCGAAAGCTCAACACTGAGGACCTCTTGGGGAAAGAAAGACTTCAAGAGACCAGCAAAAGGAGGGAAATGTTGAAGACAAGAAAATGAGCGAACGTTCAATGGCCGCAACTGGCAGTTATGCGGTTCGGTGTGCAATGGCTGTACGCCGCGAGATTGACCAAGGAGACTTCAGTTGGTGGCATCGGAATTGCCAGTGGAAAATGAAATGGAAAAGAGAcgggaaggagaaagagacTGGAGAGAAGCTGGAAGAGATCGGCCGCCACACCAAATAAATTGGCACAACGTACCTTCCCCGGTCTTTTTGGCCATCGCTCCTGCTCTTCACACAACACCCGAGGCCGAAGGTGCTAATCACATAACCTGGAAAGCGGCCTGAAATTACAGATAGAGAGGACCGCCCGGAAAAGTTCGGGCCATGCGCTCTGTTCTTCatacaaaaaaagaaaaaagaaataaaaaaaaaataaaaaaaaaggaaaaggaaaattgaaaattcaaaaagaaaagcacAAAGACACGACTCACCGAAAAACATTGAGTTCCTAGAAAGGGCTCAGGAATTGTCCACCCAGTCTATTGCCCAGGATGTCCTTCAGTTTCGTCCGCATAATCCACAACTGCGCAATTGCCAAGGGGAACCTGTCTTGTTTATTTGGGGCAATCTCTCTCACACgacttttttcttccttttcttcctcttcaacttCAGCAGAACATGTTGTTTGGTAATGAAGAGATCTGGGTCAGAATTCAGGCCGCTTTTTCTCTCAAAGCTACTATTCTTGCTCTTCATGAtgtccttcttttcccatGTCTGTCTTCCTTCATACTCTTCGCCCCTATTATCCACCTCCCTCCGATATCCTTCGATCtactttctcttctttgcccatttcctcttcgtcctcctacTACTCAGTTCTCCCACATAATGCTACATGGCTATGCTCCTTTCCTACGGCGATAGCCACAAGATCCAACCATGTTGGAGGTTTTCTCAGCTCAGGGCCCTGCTTGCCTAGCCAATCACACGCCATTTTACCTCGTCATGTAGGTAACCTCGCCATGTAACCTCAACATGTGATCCTAGCGTCGATGGCCTCTTGGGTTCAGGTCAGGCAGCCATATTCGATGGATCTCCAGCCTCATCTCAAATTTCCAACATCATCGAGCTTGCAGCAGCCGCTTTTCTTGGAATTGTTGCCATTGATCCTACTTGCCTATCATTTGATGTCGTGCGCCGTCCGatctcttcgtcttcatgGCTAATTCCGCGCAGACGGACACAGTGTCGGCCGGTAACCTGTTCAGCTATGACTCGGTTGCTCTGTCAGATCCGTCAACCCACATTCGTCTGCTTGACCTCCATCCCGCTTCTTGTTATACGGACGACCTATACTGCTGCATATACACTGCGCCGatttcgccgccgcccagctATATCGCACTTTCATACGTCTGGGGGGATAGCACCAGGACGCATGAGATTTCAGTGGCCAATGAAGTCAACGATGGCAGAGCTTTTATACCACTACGCCTGACATCATCCCTGGATACTTGCCTCCGTCATCTTCGAGAACTCCATTACCGGCGGCAGCTTGAGCCTCTGCCTCTATGGATTGACCAGATATGTATCAATCAGGACGACAACGAGGAAAAGTCCTTCCAGGTCCGGCTCATGAGGGATATCTACTCGTCAGCCCACCAAGTCGTCGTGTGGCTAGGACCTGCTGTTGACGACTCCAACAGAGTGATGGATGCCTTGGCAGAAGTTGGTCAAGAATTCCTCGATAAGATCGGCGATCATACCGAAGAAGAACATTGGCTTTCCGTCGATCGCCTCATCAAGGAAAAGATTGAACAACCTGATGCCGTTACTTTCTTGCGTGAGGCATACAAGGTTATCTATATGCTAAACAGAGAACACTCTTTTACACGTTGGGTGGAAAGAACATGGTTCAAGCGACTGTGGACTATACAGGAATTCTGTCTCTGTGCAGATACGATTTTCGCTTGTGGTTACAAGGTTGTCTCTCAGAAAATGGTCTCCGCACTGACCGATTTTATGAGATGCATTATCATGGACAAATGTTTGCGGGGACTTCTGGAGACCCCTGACACACCTACATATTCCACCCTCTTCTCAGGGCTCATGAGATTATTCCCGCTCTTTCAGCATCGGGGGTACTGCCAGTACCCGTATCGGAAAGAGACACTGGAACACCTCCTTGTAGAACTCTTTGTGGGAGTCACACCGCCATGCGTTACCAATAAGCGCGACAAAGTGTATGGACTCCTTGGCTTAGCGGGGGACGCCGATGAACTTGGTATTCGGCCGGATTATACTACGTCGACGACCCTTGCGCAAGTGTTTACACAAACAGCAAGAGCGATAATCCAAAAGAACTGGAAAATTCAGCGAAAGAGAGGTCTACAAATCCTTCGCTATGGGAGCTTAGGACAAAGGAAATCTGCCCCCAAGAATGA
The Neurospora crassa OR74A linkage group II, whole genome shotgun sequence DNA segment above includes these coding regions:
- the het-6 gene encoding heterokaryon incompatibility protein 6 — encoded protein: MANSAQTDTVSAGNLFSYDSVALSDPSTHIRLLDLHPASCYTDDLYCCIYTAPISPPPSYIALSYVWGDSTRTHEISVANEVNDGRAFIPLRLTSSLDTCLRHLRELHYRRQLEPLPLWIDQICINQDDNEEKSFQVRLMRDIYSSAHQVVVWLGPAVDDSNRVMDALAEVGQEFLDKIGDHTEEEHWLSVDRLIKEKIEQPDAVTFLREAYKVIYMLNREHSFTRWVERTWFKRLWTIQEFCLCADTIFACGYKVVSQKMVSALTDFMRCIIMDKCLRGLLETPDTPTYSTLFSGLMRLFPLFQHRGYCQYPYRKETLEHLLVELFVGVTPPCVTNKRDKVYGLLGLAGDADELGIRPDYTTSTTLAQVFTQTARAIIQKNWKIQRKRGLQILRYGSLGQRKSAPKNETDLPSWVPEWNGRIAKTYQREMSFLACGEIRMPDLVPTTSPTILGLRGFCVGTIVDLGEQARVDIWRRSADGAKKIVGFFDNFRRLLNLSKQNKRAKDIYASTAHHDAALWRVPIGDQHIIFGVGRQIAKRTDSKEDSAFQNFIAYYEDYVRRDDDWKDYMAAYQAGEEQAKLKMGKHMDRVFSEGYYMGLRHMEGKRPYLTENGYLGMGPGLLQPGDKVVVFHGDDIPYVVRPVPGKGDNTYLLMGEAYCDGIMDGELADTAEREDFYLV